In one window of Helianthus annuus cultivar XRQ/B chromosome 17, HanXRQr2.0-SUNRISE, whole genome shotgun sequence DNA:
- the LOC110932572 gene encoding uncharacterized protein LOC110932572 yields MACNPTTYNGKIDPIECQRWISNIEAVFIRSHCDEEDQVMFAMGQLLLQAKDWWDAYCKEIGEDKLQTMTWQEFKEPFLKYHCPQSAVDRIQEDFLRLRQKNEMINEITNTFLDKMKFCEDFVKTERMKINRYHGILKAEYREIITPSKCETLDELINWTRDREIELKRQEEMSSSSTVFVTLLLLCFGEVGGVFVG; encoded by the coding sequence ATGGCGTGCAACCCTACGACTTATAATGGAAAGATTGATCCGATAGAGTGCCAAAGATGGATTTCAAATATAGAAGCGGTGTTCATACGAAGTCATTGCGATGAGGAAGACCAAGTGATGTTCGCTATGGGTCAACTCCTTTTACAAGCGAAGGATTGGTGGGATGCTTATTGTAAGGAGATAGGTGAAGACAAGCTTCAGACAATGACTTGGCAGGAGTTCAAGGAACCCTTTCTGAAATATCATTGTCCTCAATCAGCCGTTGATAGGATTCAGGAGGACTTCTTACGCCTCCGGCAGAAAAATGAAATGATCAATGAAATAACAAATACCTtcttggataagatgaagttctgcGAGGATTTTGTGAAGACGGAAAGGATGAAAATCAACCGCTACCATGGCATATTAAAGGCTGAATATAGGGAGATTATCACTCCCTCAAAATGTGAAACCCTTGATGAGCTTATTAATTGGACTCGGGATAGAGAAATCGAGCTTAAAAGACAGGAGGAAATGTCATCTTCCAGTACAGTGTTTGTTACTCTTCTCCTTTTGTGCTTTGGAGAGGTTGGTGGTGTTTTTGTGGGTTAA